GTGCCCGCCCCCACGGTCGAGGAACAGCGCCTGACGCAGGCCGTTCCCCAGGAGATCCTCGCCCGGTCCGGGTTCGACGCGGTGGCTCCGCGTTTCGCCCGGCTGTTGGAGGCCTCGCACTCCTACGCCCGGGCCCGCCAGATCGTCACCCGCGAGGGCGCGGCCCTGTGGCGGCGGGCGGTGGACCGGGTCCAGGGGCGCGGGCCCGCCGGCGGCGACCTCAGCCGGGACGACGACCGGCCGCTGTACTGGGCGCGGCTCGGCATGACGAGCGAAGTGCGCACCTGGCAGCCCGGCTTCGCGGTCACCGACGGCCAACGCACCGCTCTGCTCGACACCTTGGAGCGCACCTCGCGCGGGCAGACCGACCTGCACTATCCGCGGCACGCCAAGGGGCTGAAGCGCGTTCTGGTCACCGGCTTCGACCCGTTCACCCTGGACCGGGACATCCGGATCTCCAACCCCTCGGGGGCGACCGCGCTCGCCCTCGACGGCACGGTGATCCAGACCGCGGACGGCCCGGCGCGGGTGGAGACCGCCATGTTCCCGGTGCGCTGGCAGGACTTCGCGGAGCAATCGGTGGAGCGCGCTCTGCGGCCGTATCTGCCGCACGTCGATCTGTTCACCACCGTCAGCCAGGGCCGCGTCGGCCGCTTCGACGTGGAGCGCACCAACGGGGCCTGGCGCGGCGGCTTCCCCGACAACGAGAACATCGGCCGGACGGAGACCGTCCCGGTCGCCGACCCCGCCACACAGCCGCAGTGGACGACCACGACCCTGCCGTACGCGGCGATCGTGGCGGCGGACACGGGCCGGTTCCCGGTGTACGACAACACGAGCGTCACCGAGATCCCGGCGGGAGGCGCCGAGCCCGTCGTGCGACCGGAGGGGCCGACGGCGGGGTCGACCGCACGGGCCGGGGGCGGCGGGAACTACCTCTCCAACGAGATCGCCTACCGGGCCACCCTGCTGCGCGACCGGCTGGGGCTGCACGCCAGCCTGCCGGGCGGGCATGTGCACACGCCGGTCCTCCAGTTCGCGGCGGGCAACACCCAGGACGTGACCGATCCGGAGTTCGTGCGGAACCGGCTGGACATCGTCGCCCAGGTACGGGCGATCCTGGCCGTGGCCGTGGCGGCCGGGCGGTAGGCGCGCGCGGCCGTCGAGGCTCGGGTCAGTGCGAGGGCGCCAGCGCCAGGCTGACGCCCAGGCCCGCCAGGACCGAGCCGATGACCTTGTTGAGGACCTTCTGGCCGCGCAGCATCAGCGTGCGCATGCGGTCGTGGGAGAAGAAGACGGCGACCACGCCGAACCACAGCAGATGCGCCAG
The sequence above is a segment of the Streptomyces asoensis genome. Coding sequences within it:
- a CDS encoding pyroglutamyl peptidase produces the protein MHPAYSAHSIRVRVGVLALALSAGLAFPTAATATEAVPAPTVEEQRLTQAVPQEILARSGFDAVAPRFARLLEASHSYARARQIVTREGAALWRRAVDRVQGRGPAGGDLSRDDDRPLYWARLGMTSEVRTWQPGFAVTDGQRTALLDTLERTSRGQTDLHYPRHAKGLKRVLVTGFDPFTLDRDIRISNPSGATALALDGTVIQTADGPARVETAMFPVRWQDFAEQSVERALRPYLPHVDLFTTVSQGRVGRFDVERTNGAWRGGFPDNENIGRTETVPVADPATQPQWTTTTLPYAAIVAADTGRFPVYDNTSVTEIPAGGAEPVVRPEGPTAGSTARAGGGGNYLSNEIAYRATLLRDRLGLHASLPGGHVHTPVLQFAAGNTQDVTDPEFVRNRLDIVAQVRAILAVAVAAGR